The Pyrococcus kukulkanii genome contains a region encoding:
- a CDS encoding PIG-L deacetylase family protein, with protein sequence MFEEINDFETAFKKLLDDVLEFDIQNPLKDVKKVLCIEPHPDDCAIGMGGTIKRLTERGVKVIYLCMTDGYMGTTDETITGHELAQIRRKEEEESAKILGVKKIYWLNYRDTELPYTREVRKDIVRIIRKEKPDGVFLPDPWLPYEAHPDHRTTGFLALDAVAFSQLPNFSNIDLDMGLKPHLVSFVALYYTHKPNYFVDITDLMDLKLKAIRVHRSQFPEDIWEIWEPFLRTVALYYGQKAGVKYAEGFRIMPSLFYHITPFAELI encoded by the coding sequence ATGTTTGAGGAGATAAACGATTTTGAAACGGCGTTTAAGAAGTTGCTTGATGATGTTCTTGAATTTGACATTCAAAATCCTCTAAAGGATGTAAAAAAGGTTCTCTGTATAGAGCCCCATCCGGACGACTGTGCCATAGGAATGGGTGGAACAATCAAGAGGTTAACAGAGAGGGGAGTTAAGGTAATTTACCTCTGCATGACCGATGGTTACATGGGGACTACCGATGAAACAATTACAGGACACGAGCTGGCTCAAATTAGGAGAAAGGAGGAAGAAGAGAGTGCTAAAATATTGGGTGTGAAAAAGATTTATTGGCTAAACTACAGGGATACTGAACTTCCATATACGAGGGAGGTTAGAAAGGATATAGTTAGAATCATTAGGAAAGAGAAACCTGATGGGGTGTTCCTTCCAGATCCCTGGTTACCATATGAGGCTCATCCTGATCATAGAACAACTGGTTTCTTGGCTTTAGATGCAGTGGCTTTCTCTCAGCTCCCGAACTTCTCAAATATAGATCTTGACATGGGACTAAAGCCTCACTTAGTGTCATTTGTAGCCCTTTACTACACCCACAAACCCAATTACTTCGTTGATATTACCGACCTAATGGATCTAAAGCTCAAGGCCATTAGGGTTCATAGAAGTCAGTTCCCCGAGGATATTTGGGAAATTTGGGAGCCCTTCCTTAGAACGGTGGCCCTCTATTATGGACAAAAGGCAGGTGTCAAGTATGCAGAAGGGTTCAGAATAATGCCCAGCCTATTCTATCACATCACACCCTTCGCTGAGCTCATATGA
- a CDS encoding type II toxin-antitoxin system VapC family toxin: MPLPPEITFDSAALLKMHSKSRKRLLEITLAKFNVNISIITIYRYLTARAYLKKNIELEFDILKDIYTIIPLTEDIIIKAAQIEANLLRKGIIIDIEDILTAATAIQTGSLLIADDAKRYDPIRRFGLDTMPLEKFLKEVELMVEKELI, translated from the coding sequence ATGCCATTGCCCCCTGAGATTACTTTCGATAGTGCCGCTCTCCTGAAGATGCACTCAAAGAGCAGGAAAAGATTGCTTGAGATAACCTTAGCAAAGTTCAACGTCAACATTTCAATAATCACAATATACAGGTATCTAACAGCTAGGGCATACCTTAAGAAGAACATCGAGCTTGAATTTGACATATTAAAGGATATATACACAATAATCCCACTAACTGAGGACATAATAATTAAAGCGGCCCAAATCGAGGCAAACTTACTCAGAAAAGGAATAATCATAGATATCGAGGATATATTAACAGCGGCAACTGCGATCCAAACTGGCAGCCTTTTAATAGCGGATGACGCCAAGAGGTATGACCCAATAAGGAGGTTCGGGCTTGACACAATGCCACTGGAAAAATTCCTAAAAGAGGTAGAGTTAATGGTAGAAAAGGAGCTCATATGA